From Betta splendens chromosome 3, fBetSpl5.4, whole genome shotgun sequence, the proteins below share one genomic window:
- the LOC114851963 gene encoding C-myc promoter-binding protein-like isoform X6, whose protein sequence is MSFRDLCSSSRHVYTHVHSECFSGGCAKPKSDYNCTTVWSWRGWEMMEDKGPRVADYFVVAGLTDPSKPLDQEIHFDDACHKTAKPKAPITDVAVVIRSVGEEVPPGFTCIETTPTGHSADLNNGGLMAPQIFLCYRRGCDKPPLTDLGVLYEWKERLKHGCHLIQTTPSGRPANISGNSSQRIYVTYRRAPEVQSHAALAVTDICIIIPSKGETSPHTFCKVERNLNSSMWGSSVYLCYKKSVTKANMIAYKAGLFSRYPEEDYESFPLPESVPLFCLPMGATIECWPTNTKYSLPVFSTFVLTGASGEKVYGAAIQFYEPYQQECLTDQQCFQLGLQGPDPHKPSSSNFTSAVSNNAGASSRSVYTNKCICLLSHWPFFDAFRKFLTFLYRYSISGPHALPIEKHISHFMHKVPFPSSQRPRILVQLSPHDSLMLSQPVSSPLPLSGGRFSMLLQNLGPENAVTLLVFAVTEHKILVHSLRPAVLTSVTEALVSMIFPFHWPCPYIPLCPLALADVLSAPCPFIVGVDSRYFDLYDPPPDVSCVDLDTNTIFHNDDKRALTWKILPKKACKNLLNVLGNLYQQLVDGQHKPDGLLEMSMSDLSELSCGKSLHTLELEIQEAFLRFMAAILKGYRLFLRPITQAPSEKATDASSLFDLQGFLRSRDRSHQKFYSLMTKTQMFIRFIEECSFVSDKDASLAFFDDCVDKVDSDRPEDAKLIETDESQRSEHTVFITPPELPALPEGEEYPLLYSYDGFPVLSIDLFDPVEGPRTNSSRATARHSCPTSPAPMFRRTKQEIKLAQKIAKKYSSIPQLWSKCLLRHCYGLWFICLPAYVTVCHSKVRALRTAYDVLRKMQAKKLQAPDEVCYRVLMQLCGQYGQPVLAVKVLFEMKKAGVHPNAITYGYYNKAVLESTWPSSTRGGYFLWMKLRNVILGVAQFKRALRRHAPLTQSPLSGDQSDLGYNSLTKEEVRRGDSSAQDSVPDKDGKKESDCSSLSETESTKGSKDCLSQLDVEIHSSSKARGIVRSSCKSKSSASAGHIAGLLFTSSLDDIGEVHTNSLLRKHKSALGEIVEGGRSSMDWQGVRDRRLDTGGRSGSSGLSLGMNKGETDPQKIAGNLDGHGKIASCAKKSKRPHSLALGGLESAVAEAGIKNKDEEEEGRDSSDEDGSNTDAIFDFEDLDLDKSSSEVGVNTHKLNTSNRKPVERSASYSGTSTVTSGGAVKRTGIEMGYDPLSLLAAQTTEQNDNPHSEARTPSTGRNLAKEIERYMNHMGSPLSSRTPSLDLQDAASPTLLHGSAHSIPRRASLPHSSPLSAAGVPRSRTYHLPSPSQPISRPHRWSSPPSHSSSTTPSPSPRPSPYRERADRRSLASPSPSSSSFGLDTLLTPSLDVFKTSVFSAGKGVAEKASRWYSRLATYTTPTKDAPSDRLSVSSYGVGDPDCSSLLDEDECGTLESSVVYPQRNGLVGPHRSPKHSPLRSTVESPTPGSGPGRPTCEVPGCILSSPGFLLPEKSDLGSSCYTSSTSIFNNYAMELLISSCSRCKTCDCLVYDEEIMAGWTADDSNLNTTCPFCGNPFLPFLNVEIRDMRGPGRLFLKGSPSGDEVVTSSYSASTGLDTGTSTLSTPCPTTTVSPPSPVVTVQESSASRRTQLTRAQGINIPTEHRQGTDSHRAPMARSVSAFGPMDEPSQPSCCVPTSGSLPSRLSETVDPLSMEWPLHNPEPVTVPYLSPLVLWKELESLLENEGDPVITEADMVDHHPIIYWNLVWYFRRLDLPSNLPGLILTSEHCNTDSQVPRHWMSEDSKHVLIQILWDNLKLHQDTIQPLYILWNTYRLNCTLLLENVGYPLSRPVPEEERPFSEDVLQSVVKSIQRNDVSRPMAQLLQLLGQTLGVKRQRSLYRDILFLSLVALGKDNIDIDAFDREYKLAYDRLIPTLVKLTHNCDRPPSTGVMECRRTFGEPYL, encoded by the exons GGAGTTGGCGGGGATGGGAAATGATGGAGGACAAAGGCCCACGCGTAGCCGACTACTTTGTGGTGGCTGGTTTGACAGACCCATCGAAGCCGCTGGACCAGGAGATCCATTTTGATGATGCCTGCCACAAGACAGCCAAACCTAAGGCACCAATCACTGATGTGGCAGTGGTGATCCGTTCAGTAGGGGAGGAGGTGCCACCAGGGTTCACATGCATAGAGACAACACCAACCGGCCATTCTGCTGACCTTAACAATGGTGGTCTCATGGCCCCCCAGATCTTCCTGTGCTACAGGCGAGGTTGCGACAAGCCACCACTGACTGACCTTGG tGTGCTGTATGAATGGAAGGAGCGACTGAAGCATGGGTGCCACCTCATCCAGACCACACCCTCTGGTCGTCCAGCCAATATCAGTGGCAATTCCTCCCAGCGCATTTATGTCACCTACCGCAGGGCACCGGAGGTCCAATCGCACGCTGCTCTGGCTGTCACAGACATCTGCATCATTATCCCGAGTAAAGGAGAGACGTCGCCACACACCTTCTGTAAGGTGGAAAGGAATCTGAACAGCAGCATG TGGGGCTCCTCTGTTTACCTGTGCTATAAGAAGTCTGTGACCAAAGCCAACATGATAGCCTACAAAGCAG GCTTATTCAGCAGATATCCAGAGGAGGACTACGAGTCATTCCCCCTGCCAGAGTCTGTCCCTCTATTCTGCCTTCCTATGGGAGCTACGATCGAGTGCTGGCCAACTAACACCAAATACTCTCTCCCTGTTTTTTCCACCTTCGTCTTAACAGGCGCCTCTGGAGAGAAG GTATATGGTGCTGCCATTCAGTTTTATGAGCCCTACCAGCAGGAGTGTCTGACAGATCAGCAGTGCTTTCAGTTAGGACTGCAGGGCCCAGATCCACACAAACCCTCATCCTCCAACTTCACTTCCGCTGTCTCCAACAACGCTGGTGCCAGCAGCCGCTCTGTCTACACAAATAAGTGCATCTGCTTGCTCTCCCATTGGCCCTTTTTTGATGCTTTCCGCAAGTTCCTCACATTCCTTTATCGCTACTCCATCTCTGGCCCCCATGCCCTGCCCATCGAAAA ACACATCTCTCACTTCATGCACAAAGTTCCTTTCCCTTCCTCTCAGAGGCCTCGTATCCTGGTGCAG cttTCCCCCCACGACAGTCTGATGTTGAGTCAGCCAGTGTCTTCTCCTCTACCGCTCAG tgGAGGTCGATTTTCCATGTTACTTCAGAACCTCGGACCAGAAAACGCTGTCACCCTGCTGGTGTTTGCTGTCACTGAACATAAGATTCTGGTTCACTCTCTACGGCCGGCCGTGCTGACCAGCGTTACTGAGGCTCTAGTGTCT ATGATTTTCCCGTTCCACTGGCCGTGCCCGTATATTCCTCTTTGCCCCCTGGCATTGGCTGATGTGTTGAGTGCCCCTTGTCCGTTCATTGTTGGAGTGGACTCTCGCTATTTTGATCTTTACGACCCCCCACCAGATGTGAGCTGCGTGGATCTGGACACAAACACCATCTTCCA CAATGATGATAAGCGAGCCCTCACGTGGAAAATCCTACCAAAGAAAGCCTGTAAAAACCTGCTGAATGTGCTAGGCAATCTCTACCAGCAGCTGGTTGATG GTCAGCACAAACCAGATGGGCTACTGGAAATGAGCATGAGTGATTTGTCGGAGCTGAGCTGTGGAAAGAGCCTCCATACACTAGAGCTGGAGATCCAGGAAGCCTTCCTCCGCTTCATGGCAGCCATTTTGAAGGGCTATCGTTTATTCCTAAGACCCATCACCCAGGCACCTTCTGAGAAAGCAACAGATGCCAGCTCGCTTTTTGACTTGCAAG GGTTTTTGAGGAGCCGTGATCGTTCACACCAGAAGTTCTACTCACTGATGACGAAGACGCAGATGTTCATCCGCTTCATCGAGGAGTGTTCTTTTGTCAGTGATAAAGACGCCAGCCTGGCCTTCTTTGATGACTGTGTGGACAAA GTGGACAGTGACAGGCCAGAGGACGCCAAGCTTATAGAAACTGATGAATCACAGCGTAGTGAGCACACAGTCTTTATCACACCGCCGGAGCTGCCTGCTCTGCCAGAGGGGGAAGAGTATCCACTCCtgtacag TTACGACGGTTTCCCAGTGTTAAGTATTGACCTCTTTGACCCAGTGGAGGGTCCACGGACTAACTCCTCCCGCGCTACTGCCAGACATAGCTGTCCCACCAGCCCTGCCCCCATGTTTAGACGCACAAAACAG GAGATCAAACTAGCCCAGAAGATAGCTAAGAAGTACTCCTCCATCCCTCAGCTGTGGTCCAAGTGTCTGCTCCGTCATTGCTATGGTCTGTGGTTTATCTGTCTACCAGCGTATGTAACGGTGTGCCACTCCAAAGTGCGGGCACTTCGCACAGCATATGATGTCCTCAGAAAGATGCAGGCTAAGAAGCTGCAAGCCCCGGATGAG GTCTGTTACCGGGTGCTGATGCAGCTCTGTGGACAGTATGGTCAGCCTGTTCTAGCAGTCAAGGTCCTCTTTGAGATGAAGAAGGCTGGAGTCCATCCCAATGCTATCACTTATGGCTACTACAACAAG GCCGTGTTGGAGAGCACATGGCCCTCTAGCACCAGAGGAGGATACTTCCTGTGGATGAAGCTGAGAAATGTCATTCTCGGCGTGGCACAGTTCAAACGGGCACTTCGGCGACATGCTCCTCTCACACAGAGCCCTTTGTCAG GAGATCAATCAGATTTGGGTTATAATTCGTTAACCAAAGAGGAGGTTCGAAGAGGAGACTCCAGTGCCCAGGACTCGGTCCCTGACAAAGATGGCAAGAAGGAGAGCGACTGCAGTTCTT TATCGGAGACTGAGAGTACCAAAGGAAGTAAAGACTGCCTTTCTCAGCTAGACGTGGAGATCCATTCCTCCTCCAAAGCCCGTGGCATCGTTCGCAGCAGCTGTAAATCCAAGAGCTCTGCCAGCGCAg GCCACATTGCAGGTCTTCTCTTTACTTCATCTCTGGATGACATTGGAGAGGTCCATACCAACAGTCTGCTGAGGAAACATAAAAGTGCTCTGGGGGAGATTGTTGAAGGCGGCCGCTCTTCTATGGACTGGCAGGGTGTGAGAGACCGCCGGCTTGACACAGGGGGACGCAGTGGCTCCTCTGGTCTCAGCCTGGGTATGAACAAGGGTGAAACCGATCCTCAGAAGATAGCAGGAAACCTGGATGGCCATGGAAAGATTGCATCCTGTGCCAAAAAAAGTAAGAGGCCTCATTCTCTAGCTTTGGGCGGGTTAGAGAGTGCGGTTGCTGAGGCAGGAATTAAGAacaaagatgaagaggaagaaggacgTGACTCCAGTGATGAAGATGGAAGCAATACAGATGCCATTTTTGATTTTGAGGATCTGGATTTGGACAAGTCATCCTCAGAGGTTGGGGTCAACACCCATAAATTAAATACATCTAATCGGAAGCCCGTTGAACGCAGTGCCAGCTACAGTGGTACAAGCACGGTGACATCAGGAGGAGCTGTCAAACGCACAGGCATCGAAATGGGCTACGATCCTCTATCTCTGCTGGCGGCACAAACAACAGAGCAAAATGACAATCCGCACTCTGAGGCCAGGACACCAAGCACCGGGAGGAACCTGGCCAAGGAGATCGAGCGCTATATGAACCACATGGGCAGCCCTCTGAGCAGCCGCACGCCCAGTCTGGACCTACAGGACGCTGCCAGCCCCACCCTCCTCCATGGCTCCGCCCACTCCATCCCCCGCAGAGCTAGTCTGCCCCACAGCTCGCCGCTCAGCGCTGCTGGAGTGCCTCGCTCCCGTACGTACCACCTGCCTTCACCCTCGCAGCCTATCTCCCGCCCGCATCGGTGGTCGTCCCCACCGTCTCACAGCTCTAGCACCACTCCCAGCCCCAGCCCTCGCCCCAGCCCCTACAGAGAGAGGGCGGACAGAAGGAGCCTGGCGTCaccttcaccctcctcctcctcttttggTCTGGACACTCTGCTCACTCCAAGTCTGGATGTGTTCAAAACCAGTGTGTTCTCTGCTGGGAAGGGCGTGGCAGAGAAGGCTAGCCGCTGGTATTCCCGTCTCGCTACATACACCACACCCACCAAG GATGCTCCCAGTGACCGCCTGAGTGTGTCCTCCTATGGCGTGGGTGATCCAgactgctcctccctcctcgaTGAGGACGAATGTGGGACGTTGGAGAGCTCTGTGGTCTATCCACAGAGGAATGGCCTTGTAGGGCCACACAGGAGCCCTAAACACAGCCCACTCCGCAGCACCGTGGAGAGCCCCACTCCAGGCTCTGGTCCTGGGAGACCCACATGTGAGGTACCAG GATGTATCCTGTCCTCCCCTGGATTCCTTCTGCCAGAGAAGTCAGACCTTGGCTCTTCATGCTacaccagcagcacaagcaTCTTCAATAACTACGCTATGGAG CTGCTGATCTCCAGCTGTTCTCGCTGTAAGACATGTGACTGCCTGGTTTATGACGAGGAGATCATGGCTGGCTGGACAGCAGATGACTCCAACCTGAACACCACCTGCCCCTTCTGCGGAAACCCCTTCCTGCCGTTTCTCAACGTGGAAATTAGGGACATGCGAGGACCTGGAAG GCTTTTCCTGAAGGGCAGCCCGTCGGGAGATGAAGTGGTGACCTCATCATATTCTGCTTCCACAGGCTTGGACACAGGGACATCCACCTTGTCCACACCCTGTCCGACAACGACTGTGTCCCCACCCTCCCCTGTGGTTACTGTCCAGGAGAGCTCAGCAAGCAGACG aactcAACTGACCAGGGCTCAAGGTATCAACATCCCCACAGAGCACCGGCAGGGCACGGATTCACACAGAGCGCCCATGGCCCGCAGTGTCAGTGCCTTTGGTCCCATGGACGAACCATCACAACCCAGCTGCTGTGTGCCAACATCCGGCAGTCTGCCAAGCCGCCTCAGTGAAACCGTG GATCCACTGAGTATGGAGTGGCCTCTCCACAATCCAGAGCCAGTGACGGTTCCCTACCTGAGCCCTCTGGTTCTGtggaaggagctggagagtCTGCTGGAGAACGAAGGTGACCCGGTGATCACAGAGGCCGACATGGTGGACCACCATCCCATCATCTACTGGAACCTAGTCTGGTACTTCAGACGGCTCGACCTCCCCAGCAACCTGCCCGGTCTGATCCTCACCTCTGAGCACTGCAACACAGACTCCCAG GTTCCTCGTCACTGGATGTCGGAGGACAGTAAACATGTATTGATCCAGATCCTGTGGGACAACCTGAAGTTACATCAGGACACAATCCAGCCTCTCTACATCCTCTGGAATACATATA GGCTTAATTGTACTCTGTTATTAGAGA ACGTGGGTTACCCTCTGTCCCGGCCGgtcccagaggaggagaggccgttCAGCGAGGACGTACTGCAGAGTGTAGTGAAGAGCATCCAGAGGAACGACGTGAGCCGACCGATggctcagctgcttcagctcctgggaCAGACGCTCGGAGTCAAGAGACAAAG GAGTTTGTACAGAGACATTCTCTTCTTATCGCTGGTGGCTTTGGGGAAAGATAACATTGATATCG ATGCCTTTGATCGCGAGTATAAACTGGCGTATGACCGGCTCATACCGACACTGGTGAAGCTCACTCATAACTGTGACCGCCCTCCCAGCACCGGCGTCATGGAGTGTCGCAGGACGTTTGGAGAGCCTtacctgtaa